The Fibrobacter sp. UWB5 genome has a window encoding:
- a CDS encoding glycoside hydrolase family 5 protein — MINERLRGVNLGGWFSQVDCIQEKDPVGFPGIIEHIKTFLGDADFKRIRGAGFNHVRLPVDYFNLFDEGTIKPKEEVFTLLDKAIKDILANDLYVILDLHKCPGHDFHLGSYQEQPFFVSADARKDTAKVWSFMAERYSGEQRVMMELLNEPAAADSLVWDKVKDEIFWAIRKHAPKNTIVVGSNKWNSAHEFKYLTPMDDDNAIYSFHTYTPVTFTHQGAAWINDPFFKIERPWPGDYAAPEAGATTRLNVEFGKWDKARLQESIQNALDFRAKYDLPVACNEFGVYVQVPRKYQLAWMHDFMEILRDADVGYSYWNYKNLDFGIVSKGESLHNSLEQYNNPDRLDNELMELLAKG, encoded by the coding sequence ATGATTAATGAGAGACTGCGGGGAGTGAATTTGGGTGGATGGTTCAGTCAGGTAGACTGCATCCAGGAAAAAGATCCCGTCGGTTTTCCCGGGATCATTGAACACATCAAGACATTCCTTGGCGACGCGGATTTCAAACGCATCCGCGGTGCGGGGTTCAACCACGTGCGCTTGCCGGTGGACTACTTCAACTTGTTCGACGAAGGAACGATCAAGCCTAAAGAAGAAGTTTTCACTCTGCTCGACAAGGCCATCAAGGACATTCTGGCAAATGACCTGTACGTGATTCTTGACCTGCACAAGTGCCCGGGCCACGACTTTCACCTCGGCTCTTACCAGGAGCAGCCCTTCTTTGTAAGCGCCGATGCCCGCAAGGATACCGCCAAGGTCTGGTCGTTTATGGCCGAACGCTACAGCGGTGAACAGCGCGTGATGATGGAACTCCTGAACGAGCCCGCTGCGGCCGACTCCCTGGTTTGGGACAAAGTAAAAGACGAAATTTTCTGGGCAATCCGCAAGCACGCTCCCAAGAACACGATCGTGGTCGGCAGCAACAAGTGGAACAGCGCCCACGAATTCAAGTACCTGACCCCGATGGACGACGACAACGCCATCTACAGCTTTCATACCTACACCCCGGTGACCTTTACGCACCAAGGTGCCGCCTGGATCAACGACCCGTTCTTCAAGATTGAACGCCCGTGGCCAGGCGACTACGCCGCTCCCGAGGCCGGTGCCACCACCCGCCTCAACGTGGAATTCGGCAAGTGGGACAAGGCCCGTCTGCAAGAAAGTATCCAGAACGCACTCGACTTCCGCGCAAAGTACGACCTGCCCGTTGCCTGCAACGAATTCGGCGTGTACGTACAGGTGCCGAGAAAGTACCAGCTCGCCTGGATGCACGACTTCATGGAAATCTTGCGCGACGCCGACGTAGGCTACAGCTACTGGAACTACAAGAACCTGGACTTCGGCATTGTGTCGAAGGGCGAATCGCTCCACAACAGCCTCGAGCAGTACAACAATCCGGACCGCCTCGACAACGAGCTCATGGAACTGCTCGCTAAAGGTTAA
- a CDS encoding menaquinone biosynthetic enzyme MqnA/MqnD family protein, with protein MALRVGRIPFLVCAPFFHDFLGRESEFSDVEFVDGVPSAHCAGLKNGSIHLSPASSITFAQQPGDFVLAPDICTSCSFEVRSVKLFSKVPIEELSRKLVCLTAQSMTSINLLKILLQERFGLSPEYKSGPYAANDDACLLIGDQALEENERRRFAYDYDLGTLWQDWQHVPFVFGAWIIAKSALEPGLEQTLNRYLQATRESIERFRENPSKCLDRWLARYPVDLPRAVVENYYSSIDYRFTDERKRSLSLFFEHAASLGLIETAPKLEFLAFPSQEE; from the coding sequence ATGGCTTTACGAGTTGGACGAATCCCATTTTTGGTCTGTGCGCCGTTTTTTCATGACTTCCTTGGACGAGAGTCTGAATTTAGCGATGTTGAATTTGTGGACGGCGTGCCGAGTGCGCATTGTGCGGGACTGAAAAATGGTTCTATCCATTTGTCGCCGGCGTCGTCGATCACGTTTGCGCAACAGCCCGGAGACTTTGTGCTTGCTCCTGATATTTGTACTTCATGTTCCTTTGAAGTGCGTTCCGTAAAGCTGTTTTCCAAGGTGCCTATCGAAGAGCTTTCGCGCAAGTTGGTGTGCCTTACGGCGCAGAGCATGACCTCTATCAACCTGCTCAAAATCTTGCTGCAGGAACGGTTCGGACTTTCGCCCGAATACAAGTCCGGACCTTACGCCGCAAACGATGACGCGTGCTTGTTGATTGGTGACCAGGCGCTCGAAGAAAACGAACGCCGCCGCTTTGCCTACGATTACGACTTGGGTACGCTTTGGCAGGATTGGCAACACGTGCCGTTTGTCTTTGGCGCCTGGATTATTGCAAAGAGCGCTCTGGAACCTGGTTTAGAACAAACTTTAAACCGTTACCTGCAGGCGACTCGCGAAAGCATTGAACGGTTCCGCGAAAATCCTTCGAAATGTCTTGATCGCTGGCTTGCCCGGTACCCCGTCGATTTGCCGCGAGCGGTCGTAGAAAACTACTATTCGTCCATCGATTACCGTTTTACCGATGAACGCAAACGCTCGCTTTCGCTGTTTTTTGAGCATGCGGCATCCCTCGGCCTTATTGAAACTGCCCCGAAATTAGAGTTTTTGGCGTTTCCCTCGCAAGAAGAATAA
- a CDS encoding diguanylate cyclase domain-containing protein encodes MVEEKILVVDDNEEILDKTKDLLQRVGYSVECCNSGKDALDYLSENKVDLVLLDINMPKMNGFDVCLRIRQRHALDDLPVIFLTNREDSDSVTKGFQAGASDFVSKSAIAEILLARVNVHIRLARSLRNLRDISLTDDMTGCFNRRHGMFSLREWFSRSKRYGTQFAIIYFDLNGLKFTNDQYGHQAGDLLLRSVATAVKDILRETDQLFRMGGDEFMVICPETDVKGAFVCAERMEKIVSEIKIVDKQASFAYGVAHSSEDYKEVDDMLHSADVSMYKMKQEMRK; translated from the coding sequence ATGGTTGAAGAAAAAATCCTTGTTGTTGACGACAATGAAGAAATCCTGGACAAGACCAAGGATCTCTTGCAACGTGTCGGCTATAGCGTTGAATGCTGCAATTCCGGAAAAGACGCTCTGGATTACTTGAGCGAAAACAAGGTGGATTTGGTGCTGCTCGACATCAACATGCCGAAGATGAACGGCTTCGATGTCTGCTTGCGCATCCGTCAGCGCCATGCCCTCGACGATCTTCCGGTCATCTTCCTTACGAACCGCGAAGATAGCGATAGCGTGACCAAGGGTTTCCAGGCGGGCGCCTCGGACTTTGTGAGTAAGAGCGCCATTGCCGAAATTCTGCTGGCCCGCGTGAATGTGCATATTCGCTTGGCCCGTTCGCTGCGCAACCTCCGCGATATTTCTTTGACTGACGACATGACGGGCTGCTTCAACCGCCGTCACGGTATGTTCTCGCTGCGTGAATGGTTCTCGCGTTCCAAGCGTTACGGCACGCAGTTCGCCATCATTTACTTTGACTTGAACGGCTTGAAGTTCACCAACGACCAGTACGGCCATCAGGCCGGCGACTTGCTGTTGCGTTCGGTGGCGACCGCCGTTAAGGACATTCTGCGCGAAACGGACCAACTCTTTAGAATGGGCGGCGATGAATTCATGGTCATTTGCCCCGAAACCGATGTGAAGGGCGCCTTCGTCTGTGCTGAACGTATGGAAAAGATCGTGTCTGAAATCAAGATTGTTGACAAGCAGGCTTCTTTTGCCTACGGTGTCGCGCATTCCAGCGAAGACTACAAGGAAGTCGACGACATGCTGCACAGCGCTGACGTTTCCATGTACAAGATGAAACAGGAAATGCGGAAATAA
- a CDS encoding bifunctional 4-hydroxy-2-oxoglutarate aldolase/2-dehydro-3-deoxy-phosphogluconate aldolase codes for MNLLEFLQPMPVVGILRDIPQGAEEACVKTAVECGLKAIEVTMNTANAESIISALKTAAKPHGISVGAGTVRHGSDLDKAIAAGAEFIVTPNTRNEIIRLSATARIPIIPGALTPTEVQKAFDLGATAVKIFPVNCVGGPEYIKALRGPFRDIPLMACGGVNPENAASYLKAGANLLSFGASIYDPKLMAAGDWATIAERLKKLLASIK; via the coding sequence ATGAATCTGCTTGAATTTTTACAACCGATGCCGGTCGTGGGCATACTCCGCGACATTCCCCAAGGCGCAGAAGAAGCATGCGTCAAGACCGCTGTTGAATGCGGGCTCAAGGCGATCGAAGTCACCATGAACACCGCTAACGCCGAATCGATTATTAGTGCCCTCAAGACCGCCGCCAAGCCTCACGGGATTTCCGTAGGCGCAGGGACCGTCCGTCACGGGAGCGACCTAGACAAAGCCATTGCCGCAGGCGCCGAATTCATCGTGACGCCCAATACACGTAACGAAATCATCCGCCTTTCGGCCACGGCACGCATCCCGATTATTCCGGGCGCCTTAACCCCGACCGAAGTGCAAAAAGCTTTTGACCTGGGCGCTACCGCCGTCAAGATTTTCCCGGTAAACTGCGTAGGCGGCCCCGAATACATCAAGGCGCTGCGCGGGCCGTTCCGCGACATTCCCTTGATGGCATGCGGCGGCGTGAACCCGGAGAACGCCGCAAGCTACTTGAAGGCTGGCGCAAACCTGCTTTCGTTCGGCGCAAGCATTTACGACCCGAAGCTGATGGCCGCAGGCGACTGGGCAACCATTGCCGAGCGCCTGAAGAAGCTTCTCGCTTCTATCAAATAG
- a CDS encoding glycoside hydrolase family 9 protein: protein MHLKKSGVMVSTLAALSASTAFAATTPYDLIRPTWPLSWDAKVFENFDTTVTKKTGMLPKEATPASFKAGAMMPDTLDQAYFDAINTKISPIRMNQAGYLKSDTERQFYFVGSKATEFEVVDADGKSLSTKVTGTFTATETATKSGWTIIAGTDDATTDKQRYKVEITGPEGNIFVGKIPQNVPTEKRLRIKVGDEISSTFIVSDDVYTMAKDATLKFFGIQRSGNSESWFHGPSHTKDGGGAITTAGDTTSSFDASRAGSLAGGWYDCGDHLKESQTMAYAFMTLAVMHATNPAKDVDHYDYNQGEFVKTDGVPDVLREAKHGADFFLKAYEFAKGVVDDMPVSVGNFGADHYWWGRPEVQDYVNAKHRGGPTERTVRLGELGSTVSAEIAAGLAILGKDYAKYDKKFADSCLVVAEKMYGFAKDLAQGKAFKNNTSAIVNTAAYNGSTSYIDKMALASVALLYATSKKDYADDMIRTTELFKGQRIIDGAGFFGGGWFATENSGMLKSPMNTSWANAHSYALYALYKLILADKTKATSEYGLTEDERLAAIEDCLADMIANLGDVSGTGTGSIVLPKGDIGWKQNTVSYDPTWYTMLTDQNGNFNRYQAGNIFEVLAYADVAADIEKQGISLPTMASTGLKASEMRQLGINKLNYMLGVNPWDVSFVYGIGDKNDAHPHHRASNPEGKTSPGFNYKYNCPVGALFSGTVPGDSSSLVPKKETSWKDWEKSETCLDASATLLSALTIVSNGGNDYYEKKCDNCDTTEASPFSNEVYAAAYTYDFNDLETFSIRIFNESLEKLDSVVVYVYFDATEEEMDACGTIIDLEICQNYDQAGFNRLCANDSVLRTYMRENPAEKVEGSYNEKTKTYTWEKAIPLGTYEIGTTFRLDLSASTGKKSKGVCASIREPAAIKVADGWSFTAHSETKDAPAYDGVPEWDKDQGDIQEPPRDPYIVIRSKGKLLWGYGPGNTTSDREGFVKPIEIAKARMQVVKNKLYVLASAQGTKTVKIFDLLGNQLSVKTFDGTHTEVNLAKLPHRGTLIARVVQNGKTLATQSIKIK from the coding sequence ATGCATCTTAAAAAGTCTGGGGTTATGGTTTCTACCTTGGCAGCACTTTCTGCTTCTACAGCGTTTGCCGCCACCACACCTTACGACTTGATTCGCCCCACCTGGCCCTTGAGCTGGGACGCGAAAGTCTTTGAAAATTTCGATACCACGGTAACCAAGAAAACAGGTATGCTTCCGAAAGAGGCGACTCCCGCAAGCTTCAAGGCGGGGGCGATGATGCCCGACACCCTGGACCAGGCCTACTTTGATGCCATCAACACCAAGATTTCGCCGATCCGCATGAACCAGGCGGGCTACCTCAAGAGTGACACGGAACGCCAGTTCTACTTCGTAGGCAGCAAGGCAACTGAATTCGAAGTTGTGGATGCAGACGGCAAGTCGCTCAGCACCAAAGTGACCGGAACGTTCACCGCAACCGAAACGGCCACCAAGAGCGGCTGGACTATTATCGCAGGTACCGACGATGCAACTACCGACAAGCAGCGTTACAAGGTTGAAATCACCGGACCTGAAGGCAATATCTTTGTCGGCAAAATCCCGCAGAACGTACCTACCGAAAAGCGCCTGCGCATCAAGGTCGGTGACGAAATCTCTAGCACCTTCATTGTGAGCGACGACGTTTACACCATGGCAAAGGATGCTACCCTGAAGTTCTTTGGCATCCAGCGCAGCGGCAACTCCGAATCCTGGTTCCATGGTCCGAGCCATACCAAAGATGGCGGCGGCGCGATTACTACGGCAGGAGATACTACCTCTTCCTTTGACGCATCTAGGGCAGGTTCCCTTGCTGGTGGCTGGTACGATTGCGGCGATCACCTGAAGGAATCGCAGACCATGGCGTACGCCTTCATGACCCTTGCCGTGATGCATGCTACCAACCCCGCCAAGGACGTGGACCACTACGATTACAATCAGGGTGAATTCGTGAAGACCGACGGCGTGCCCGATGTCTTGCGCGAGGCCAAGCATGGTGCTGACTTCTTCCTGAAAGCGTACGAATTTGCAAAGGGCGTTGTTGACGATATGCCCGTTTCTGTAGGCAACTTCGGAGCGGACCACTACTGGTGGGGACGCCCCGAAGTTCAGGATTACGTGAATGCCAAACATCGCGGAGGTCCTACCGAACGCACGGTCCGACTTGGCGAACTCGGCTCCACTGTTTCCGCAGAAATTGCAGCAGGCCTTGCCATTTTGGGAAAAGACTACGCCAAGTACGACAAGAAGTTTGCTGACAGCTGCTTGGTGGTTGCCGAAAAGATGTACGGCTTTGCCAAGGATTTGGCCCAAGGCAAAGCATTCAAGAACAATACAAGCGCTATCGTCAACACCGCGGCCTACAACGGCAGCACTTCTTATATTGACAAAATGGCATTGGCCTCGGTGGCGCTCCTTTATGCTACAAGCAAGAAGGATTACGCCGACGATATGATCCGCACGACGGAACTTTTCAAAGGTCAACGAATCATCGACGGCGCAGGCTTCTTTGGTGGCGGTTGGTTCGCTACCGAAAACAGCGGCATGCTCAAAAGCCCAATGAACACCAGCTGGGCAAATGCACACTCCTACGCTCTATATGCTTTGTATAAGTTGATTCTTGCCGACAAGACCAAGGCGACATCTGAATATGGACTTACCGAAGATGAACGCCTCGCGGCCATCGAAGACTGCCTTGCCGACATGATTGCCAACCTTGGCGATGTAAGCGGCACAGGGACCGGTTCCATCGTTCTTCCCAAAGGAGACATCGGCTGGAAACAAAACACCGTCAGCTACGATCCCACTTGGTACACGATGCTTACCGACCAGAACGGGAATTTCAACCGTTATCAAGCGGGAAACATCTTTGAAGTTTTGGCATACGCTGATGTGGCCGCTGATATCGAAAAGCAGGGAATCTCGCTCCCGACCATGGCAAGTACCGGCCTCAAGGCAAGCGAAATGCGCCAGCTCGGCATCAACAAGCTGAACTACATGCTCGGCGTGAATCCGTGGGACGTTTCGTTCGTGTACGGCATTGGCGACAAGAACGACGCTCACCCGCATCACCGTGCTTCTAACCCCGAAGGCAAGACCTCTCCGGGTTTTAACTACAAGTACAATTGCCCCGTAGGAGCCCTTTTTAGTGGGACTGTTCCTGGCGATTCAAGCTCGTTGGTTCCGAAAAAAGAAACGAGTTGGAAAGACTGGGAAAAATCAGAAACTTGCCTTGACGCCTCTGCGACGCTGCTGTCGGCCCTCACCATCGTCAGCAACGGCGGCAACGACTACTACGAAAAGAAGTGCGACAACTGCGACACCACGGAAGCCTCGCCCTTCTCCAACGAAGTTTATGCAGCGGCATACACTTATGACTTCAACGACCTAGAGACCTTCAGCATCCGTATTTTTAACGAATCCCTAGAAAAGCTGGACAGCGTTGTCGTCTATGTCTACTTCGACGCCACAGAAGAAGAGATGGATGCTTGCGGCACCATTATCGATCTAGAAATTTGTCAGAATTATGACCAAGCCGGATTTAATAGACTCTGCGCCAATGACAGCGTGTTAAGAACCTACATGAGAGAAAATCCGGCAGAAAAGGTAGAAGGATCCTATAACGAAAAGACAAAGACCTACACTTGGGAAAAAGCCATTCCTTTGGGAACCTATGAAATAGGAACAACTTTCCGGCTAGATCTTTCTGCCAGCACTGGCAAAAAATCTAAAGGCGTATGCGCATCCATTAGAGAACCTGCAGCAATAAAGGTTGCCGACGGCTGGAGTTTTACCGCCCACTCCGAAACAAAGGACGCTCCCGCCTACGACGGCGTTCCCGAATGGGACAAGGACCAGGGCGACATTCAGGAGCCTCCTCGTGATCCGTACATCGTCATTCGCAGCAAGGGCAAGCTCCTGTGGGGTTACGGTCCGGGCAATACCACCAGCGACCGCGAAGGTTTCGTGAAGCCCATTGAAATTGCAAAGGCCCGTATGCAGGTTGTCAAGAACAAACTCTATGTGCTTGCATCGGCTCAGGGTACCAAGACCGTGAAAATCTTTGACCTGCTCGGCAACCAGCTCTCGGTCAAGACCTTCGACGGCACCCACACCGAAGTGAACCTCGCCAAGCTTCCGCACCGCGGCACCCTGATTGCAAGAGTCGTGCAAAACGGCAAGACGCTTGCAACCCAGAGCATTAAGATCAAGTAA
- a CDS encoding ABC transporter permease, producing MSPFTLIKIALKALLRNRMRTFLSVLGIVIGVAAVIAMVAMGEGSRISIKEQMTAMGSNAIIIMPNRDRRGGVQQESTSELLEEADIIAIRENATYINGVSPMITVGGQAIVGNNNSPTSLSGVSADYLKIRNYEIEDGVMFDDVTDRMSKVCVIGQTVVKNLFPEGDPIGKTIRYKNIPLKVIGTLKAKGSGDFGQDNDDVIFTPYQTVMRRFSATTNIRQIFANSIGEGYAAQATEEIMGILKERRGWTKPVDPFRVFTQEEMIQTITSTSDMISLVLTIIAGISLFVGGIGIMNIMYVSVTERTKEIGLRMAIGARGKDIMFQFLFESVIISLLGGIIGIALGIAASEIVKIAFNMPMSVSVTSVIVSFAVCFATGVFFGWYPARKASRLDPIEALRFE from the coding sequence ATGAGTCCGTTTACTTTAATCAAAATTGCACTCAAGGCTTTGCTGCGCAACCGCATGCGCACCTTCCTTTCGGTGCTCGGCATCGTGATTGGTGTCGCGGCAGTGATTGCCATGGTCGCCATGGGCGAAGGCTCCCGAATTTCTATCAAGGAACAAATGACGGCGATGGGTTCCAACGCCATCATTATCATGCCAAACCGTGACCGCCGCGGCGGCGTGCAGCAGGAATCTACTAGCGAACTCCTCGAAGAAGCCGACATTATCGCCATTCGCGAAAACGCCACCTACATCAACGGCGTATCTCCAATGATTACCGTAGGCGGGCAAGCCATTGTTGGCAACAATAACTCCCCCACTAGTTTGAGCGGCGTGTCGGCAGACTACCTCAAGATTCGCAACTACGAAATCGAAGACGGCGTGATGTTCGACGACGTCACGGACCGTATGTCCAAAGTCTGTGTGATCGGGCAAACCGTTGTCAAGAACCTGTTCCCTGAAGGCGACCCGATTGGCAAGACGATTCGCTACAAGAACATTCCCTTGAAAGTCATCGGCACACTTAAAGCAAAAGGCTCCGGCGACTTCGGGCAAGACAACGACGACGTGATTTTCACGCCTTACCAGACAGTGATGCGCAGGTTTTCTGCCACCACAAACATCCGCCAGATTTTCGCGAATTCTATTGGCGAGGGCTACGCGGCGCAAGCCACCGAAGAAATCATGGGAATCTTGAAGGAACGTCGCGGCTGGACCAAACCCGTTGACCCATTCCGCGTGTTTACTCAAGAAGAAATGATTCAGACCATCACGAGTACTTCTGACATGATTTCTCTGGTTCTCACGATTATTGCAGGTATTAGTTTATTTGTAGGCGGTATCGGTATCATGAACATCATGTATGTTTCCGTCACGGAACGCACCAAGGAAATTGGCCTGCGTATGGCCATCGGTGCCCGCGGCAAAGACATCATGTTCCAGTTTTTGTTCGAATCGGTGATAATCAGCCTGCTAGGCGGCATTATCGGGATTGCTCTCGGCATCGCCGCCTCCGAAATCGTGAAAATCGCCTTCAACATGCCCATGAGCGTCTCGGTGACCAGCGTGATCGTGAGCTTTGCCGTGTGCTTTGCCACCGGAGTCTTTTTCGGATGGTATCCGGCCCGTAAAGCCAGCCGTTTAGACCCCATCGAAGCCCTACGATTCGAATAA
- a CDS encoding ABC transporter ATP-binding protein, giving the protein MNPILSIQNIRRDFKMGDETVHALRGVSFDIYPGEFVTIMGTSGSGKSTMLNILGCMDKPTSGEYILDGQHTEKLKRDALAKIRSKKLGFVFQSYNLLSRTTAIENVELPLLYNSKISAAERRHRAIEALKMVGLEERMNHVPNQLSGGQQQRVAIARALVNDPVIILADEATGNLDTRTSYEIMMIFQELNRRGKTIAFVTHEPDIATFSGRTITLRDGLLKKDVKNENVQDAKAAFEALPPPETFEEEE; this is encoded by the coding sequence ATGAACCCGATTTTATCCATACAAAATATCCGCCGAGACTTTAAGATGGGCGATGAAACGGTCCACGCGCTGCGTGGAGTTTCTTTTGATATCTACCCCGGCGAATTCGTGACCATCATGGGCACAAGCGGTTCCGGAAAATCGACCATGCTGAATATTTTGGGTTGCATGGACAAGCCGACCTCCGGCGAGTACATTCTAGACGGTCAGCATACCGAAAAGTTAAAACGCGACGCCCTCGCCAAAATCCGTAGCAAAAAACTCGGATTCGTTTTCCAAAGTTACAACTTGCTCAGCCGTACCACGGCTATCGAAAACGTAGAACTCCCGCTTTTGTACAATTCAAAAATCTCGGCGGCGGAACGTCGCCACCGTGCTATTGAAGCTTTAAAAATGGTGGGCCTCGAAGAACGCATGAACCATGTGCCCAACCAGCTTTCGGGCGGTCAGCAACAACGCGTGGCTATTGCCCGCGCCCTCGTGAACGACCCCGTGATTATCTTGGCCGACGAAGCCACCGGTAACTTGGACACTCGCACCAGCTACGAAATCATGATGATTTTCCAGGAGCTGAACCGCCGCGGAAAAACAATCGCCTTCGTGACGCACGAACCCGACATCGCGACCTTTAGCGGGCGAACCATTACGCTGCGCGACGGACTCCTTAAAAAAGACGTCAAGAACGAAAACGTGCAAGACGCCAAGGCAGCCTTCGAAGCCCTCCCTCCGCCGGAAACGTTTGAGGAGGAAGAATGA